A region of Nostoc sp. 'Peltigera membranacea cyanobiont' N6 DNA encodes the following proteins:
- the petE gene encoding plastocyanin, translated as MKLISASLRRFSLAVLTILLVVSSFAVFTPSASAETYQVKLGTDKGMLAFEPKKLTIKPGDTIEWVNNKVPPHNVVFDAAKNPSKDAALAKSLSHKQLLMSAGKKETTTFPADAPVGDYTFYCEPHRGAGMVGTITVQG; from the coding sequence ATGAAATTGATTTCGGCAAGCTTGCGACGCTTTAGTTTAGCCGTGTTGACAATCCTTTTAGTTGTTAGCAGCTTTGCAGTTTTTACTCCCAGCGCTTCTGCTGAAACCTACCAGGTGAAATTGGGTACTGATAAAGGAATGCTAGCATTTGAACCGAAAAAGTTGACCATTAAACCAGGTGACACAATTGAATGGGTGAACAATAAAGTTCCTCCCCACAACGTTGTGTTTGATGCAGCCAAGAACCCCAGTAAGGATGCCGCTTTAGCAAAATCTCTGTCTCATAAGCAGTTGCTGATGAGTGCTGGTAAAAAGGAAACAACCACTTTCCCCGCAGACGCACCTGTTGGTGACTACACCTTCTACTGCGAACCTCACCGTGGTGCTGGCATGGTTGGTACAATCACTGTCCAAGGCTAG
- a CDS encoding polysaccharide deacetylase family protein has product MTDNYLKRQKIISFVAIASTITACSIAPSTSPKLGLNQPISKSHAAQVQNPAKGQVNELPPSAKVENLTFTVPTKFQGKTVYKVPLSSNEKVIALSIDDGPWPKTTLEMLDILKQNDVKVTFFWVGQALQANPDLAKQVVAEGHAIGNHTWHHWYRRMDEATAKSEIDRTSDLIYKTTGVKTALFRPPGGFLNNGLAAYAKSQKDAVIMWSLTSADTDPHAKPQAFVNNVLKGAKPGSIVLMHDGGGDRHRTVEALPQIISGLKKQGYRFVTIPELLKMAQ; this is encoded by the coding sequence GTGACAGACAACTACCTCAAGCGACAAAAGATAATTAGTTTTGTCGCGATCGCCTCTACGATTACAGCTTGTAGTATTGCTCCAAGCACTTCCCCAAAATTGGGGCTAAACCAGCCAATCAGCAAAAGCCATGCTGCACAAGTTCAAAATCCAGCAAAGGGACAAGTTAATGAACTACCGCCATCAGCCAAAGTAGAAAACCTTACATTTACAGTTCCAACTAAATTTCAAGGAAAAACAGTTTATAAGGTTCCACTCAGCAGCAACGAAAAGGTTATTGCTCTGAGCATTGATGATGGGCCTTGGCCAAAAACAACCCTGGAAATGCTGGATATTCTCAAGCAAAATGATGTTAAAGTGACATTCTTTTGGGTAGGACAAGCCTTACAAGCAAATCCCGACCTAGCTAAACAAGTGGTTGCCGAGGGACACGCCATTGGCAACCATACTTGGCATCATTGGTATCGGCGGATGGATGAAGCCACAGCTAAAAGTGAAATCGATCGCACATCTGACCTGATATACAAAACTACAGGGGTGAAAACTGCTCTGTTTCGTCCTCCTGGAGGCTTTTTAAATAACGGATTAGCCGCTTATGCTAAAAGCCAGAAAGATGCTGTCATTATGTGGTCGCTAACTTCAGCTGATACCGATCCTCACGCCAAACCGCAAGCATTTGTAAATAATGTCTTGAAAGGCGCGAAACCAGGTTCTATTGTTTTGATGCATGACGGTGGTGGCGATCGCCACAGAACTGTTGAAGCTTTGCCACAAATCATCAGTGGACTCAAAAAGCAAGGCTACCGATTTGTGACAATTCCCGAATTGCTCAAAATGGCACAGTGA
- a CDS encoding alr0857 family protein → MLKLTYTESSFDLERVTLSLEEWVAQRVILALRVGQSLCIEPSTASFLLPVDLPGVEVLEVEVKRGDREIIALCACDTQYLEVTLQGSWLSDSSKDVVGVFFTTMSDRAEFFLHKLWQEAQACASVMTE, encoded by the coding sequence ATGCTGAAATTAACTTACACTGAAAGCAGTTTTGATTTGGAACGTGTCACTCTGTCGCTAGAAGAATGGGTAGCGCAGCGAGTGATTTTGGCCCTGCGAGTTGGGCAAAGTTTGTGCATTGAACCCAGTACCGCTTCCTTCTTGCTTCCTGTTGATTTGCCAGGAGTAGAAGTGCTTGAGGTTGAGGTAAAAAGAGGTGACAGAGAAATCATTGCCCTCTGTGCCTGCGATACCCAATATCTGGAAGTCACTCTGCAAGGTTCTTGGCTATCAGATAGTTCTAAGGATGTTGTAGGTGTGTTTTTCACCACGATGAGCGATCGCGCCGAGTTCTTTTTGCACAAACTTTGGCAAGAAGCTCAAGCTTGTGCTTCTGTGATGACCGAATAA
- a CDS encoding SRPBCC family protein yields MIKEQNATENPDFQSPNDDTNLEGDLTADADIAALAAKVEVQIQKIAERQRQISAKVQIPQPVEQIWKVLTDYEALPDFLPNLAKSRLIEHPNGGIRLEQVGSQRLLNFNFSARVVLDLEECFPKEINFRMVEGDFKGFSGSWCLEPYSLGEYVGTNLCYTIQVWPKLTMPVGIIENRLSKDLRLNLVAIHQRVEELASKEPYV; encoded by the coding sequence GTGATTAAAGAACAGAACGCAACAGAGAACCCTGATTTCCAGTCTCCTAACGATGACACCAACCTCGAAGGAGATTTAACTGCTGATGCTGATATAGCCGCTTTGGCAGCTAAGGTTGAAGTTCAAATTCAGAAAATAGCAGAGCGACAGCGACAAATCAGCGCCAAAGTTCAAATCCCCCAACCAGTGGAACAAATTTGGAAGGTTCTGACTGATTATGAAGCCTTGCCTGATTTTCTACCCAACCTCGCTAAAAGTCGTCTAATTGAGCATCCCAATGGTGGAATTAGACTCGAGCAAGTAGGCTCCCAGCGCTTACTTAATTTCAACTTTTCGGCGCGGGTGGTTCTGGATTTGGAAGAATGCTTCCCCAAAGAAATTAATTTTCGGATGGTAGAAGGAGATTTTAAAGGCTTTTCTGGTAGCTGGTGTTTAGAGCCTTATTCCCTTGGTGAGTATGTAGGAACAAATCTTTGCTACACAATTCAAGTTTGGCCGAAACTCACTATGCCAGTAGGAATCATTGAAAACCGCCTGAGTAAAGACTTACGTTTAAATCTTGTGGCTATTCACCAACGTGTAGAAGAGTTAGCTAGCAAAGAACCGTATGTATAA
- the psbV gene encoding photosystem II cytochrome c-550 codes for MFRRLIGVVVVTVLLSFQLLVGSATAVELDKATRTVPLNTEGEVTVLSLKQVKEGKRLFNYACAQCHAGGVTKTNQNVGLAPEDLALATPNRNNVEGLVDYLKNPTTYDGEEEISEIHPSIKSADIFTAMRNLTDDDLEAIAGHILIQPKIVGTKWGGGKIYY; via the coding sequence ATGTTTAGAAGACTAATTGGCGTTGTTGTGGTCACTGTTTTACTCTCGTTTCAGTTGCTTGTTGGTAGCGCGACAGCAGTGGAACTAGACAAAGCTACCCGAACAGTGCCATTAAATACTGAAGGTGAAGTTACCGTACTTAGCCTTAAACAAGTCAAAGAAGGCAAACGCTTATTTAATTACGCTTGCGCCCAATGTCATGCTGGGGGAGTTACCAAAACAAACCAAAATGTGGGCCTCGCTCCAGAGGATCTCGCACTGGCAACACCCAACCGTAATAACGTTGAAGGCTTGGTGGATTACCTGAAAAATCCCACTACTTACGACGGGGAAGAAGAGATTTCCGAAATCCACCCCAGTATCAAAAGTGCAGATATTTTCACAGCAATGCGAAATCTGACTGATGATGACTTGGAGGCGATCGCCGGTCATATTCTCATACAACCCAAAATCGTTGGCACTAAGTGGGGAGGCGGAAAAATCTATTACTAA
- a CDS encoding HNH endonuclease translates to MQVLEQSVVVFSQNYLPLCQINIKRAIVLLVTNKAQPLGLTTEGGWRVHSPNLVVDVPKHIRLTIASNERMWKVPPVNRKEVLRRDRYSCQYCGTGKHLTLDHVMPRSKGGSHTWDNVVTACERCNSRKGDRTLFESGMQLRTKPKAPIHPAISFAEQFWIDMQGSLE, encoded by the coding sequence ATGCAAGTGTTAGAGCAATCTGTGGTGGTGTTTTCTCAAAATTACTTGCCACTGTGTCAGATCAATATTAAACGGGCGATTGTGCTGTTAGTAACCAATAAAGCTCAACCGTTAGGTTTGACCACAGAAGGCGGATGGCGAGTTCACTCACCCAACTTGGTAGTTGATGTACCAAAACACATTCGCTTAACGATCGCTTCTAATGAGCGGATGTGGAAAGTTCCACCAGTGAATCGAAAGGAAGTGTTGCGGCGAGATCGTTACAGTTGCCAATATTGCGGTACTGGCAAACATCTAACGCTAGATCACGTGATGCCGCGCTCTAAAGGCGGTTCTCACACTTGGGATAACGTAGTCACAGCTTGTGAGAGATGTAACTCCCGTAAAGGCGATCGCACCCTGTTTGAATCTGGTATGCAATTACGTACCAAACCAAAAGCGCCAATTCACCCCGCGATTTCTTTTGCCGAACAGTTTTGGATAGATATGCAAGGAAGCCTGGAATAG
- a CDS encoding sensor histidine kinase → MKKPLWSPPQYVDDIDRLQTYQVKLMPHQEETARQLVQKINQVIANTSATALMLQDIAQLLGSAFQVDCCCLVSVTGDTSDEMTTINWCADEYLGLPHPEEMFSMEQLLMHSPVLQCAAEPLTIEDISIVQNSLVIGCQYLPLPIKAVLAIPTRFGENNNGVINLIKFQPYDWSESEKQLLKEVESACAIAFSQVAQAKLITHQQQYLQKGDQYQSLIKQLTLLNRSNLELNQMLQLVISSTAESLQADRGLLILLKYTDPLFRTQGKKQVPKAKARVVGEWAKAAQISRTIKPDTLVDQSFLVSECSLCQRPFIDSGKPVIFDNYTEQNDTSAAAPLFAIEQLPAVLLVPLESQGKILGFLVLQQATTRTWQTPELELVEMVCAQVSNAIIQSQTLRQVQTLVDERTAKLQSSLELQAKLHERTRQYVDQLRKLNELKDEFLSNMSDRLRYPLTNMLMSIRNLRLPGIAPERQVRYMDILEQECTKEINLINDLLTLQKLESPHEAPQLESIDLNTRIQAIAASFEKKLAEKGLKISVDLPEKSLKLQTELESFDRILQELLTNACKYSQHDTTVHLEAVHQVDRQIDRVIIKVTNTGHAISEEEATYIFDKFRRGKGRWTPGTGLGLALVKSLVQHLNGAIAVESLPISDSEQSEICFTLTLPQFSDESKP, encoded by the coding sequence ATGAAAAAGCCTTTATGGTCGCCGCCACAATACGTAGATGACATAGATCGACTACAAACTTACCAAGTCAAGCTGATGCCGCATCAGGAAGAAACTGCCCGCCAGTTGGTACAAAAGATTAATCAAGTCATTGCCAATACCTCCGCTACAGCATTGATGTTGCAAGATATTGCCCAATTGCTAGGATCTGCTTTTCAGGTAGATTGTTGCTGTTTGGTTTCAGTAACGGGTGATACATCCGATGAAATGACTACTATTAATTGGTGTGCTGATGAGTATCTAGGGTTGCCACATCCAGAAGAGATGTTTTCGATGGAACAGTTGCTTATGCACTCGCCAGTGCTGCAATGTGCTGCTGAACCATTGACTATTGAAGACATTTCGATCGTTCAGAATAGTCTGGTAATTGGCTGTCAGTATTTACCGCTACCCATAAAAGCGGTTTTGGCAATTCCCACCAGGTTTGGTGAAAATAATAATGGGGTGATTAATCTGATTAAATTCCAACCCTATGATTGGAGTGAATCAGAAAAACAACTACTCAAAGAGGTAGAGTCTGCTTGTGCGATCGCTTTTTCTCAAGTGGCACAAGCTAAACTAATTACTCATCAACAACAGTATCTGCAAAAAGGCGATCAATATCAGAGCTTGATCAAGCAGTTAACATTACTAAATCGGAGCAACTTGGAGCTTAATCAAATGCTCCAGTTAGTTATTTCCTCTACTGCCGAATCTCTACAGGCAGATCGGGGTTTACTGATATTACTAAAATATACCGATCCATTATTTAGGACTCAAGGTAAAAAACAAGTTCCGAAAGCGAAAGCGAGAGTGGTTGGTGAATGGGCTAAGGCAGCACAAATCTCCCGGACTATTAAACCAGATACCTTAGTAGATCAGTCTTTCTTGGTTTCAGAATGTAGTTTATGCCAGCGTCCCTTCATAGATTCTGGAAAACCAGTCATCTTCGATAACTATACAGAGCAAAATGATACCTCGGCAGCTGCTCCATTATTTGCAATAGAACAATTGCCTGCGGTTTTATTAGTGCCTTTAGAAAGTCAAGGTAAAATCTTAGGATTTTTGGTGCTACAGCAAGCTACTACTCGCACTTGGCAAACACCAGAATTAGAACTTGTAGAAATGGTTTGCGCTCAAGTAAGTAATGCCATCATCCAATCACAGACATTGCGCCAAGTGCAAACGTTGGTAGATGAACGGACGGCGAAACTCCAGAGTAGTCTGGAACTCCAGGCAAAGTTGCATGAAAGAACCCGGCAATATGTAGATCAACTGCGGAAACTCAATGAACTCAAAGATGAGTTTTTGAGCAACATGAGCGATCGCTTGCGTTATCCTTTGACAAACATGCTAATGTCCATTCGGAACTTACGTTTGCCAGGAATCGCCCCAGAACGTCAAGTTAGATACATGGATATCCTAGAGCAGGAATGCACAAAGGAAATTAACTTGATTAATGACTTGTTGACACTCCAGAAACTAGAGTCGCCTCACGAAGCTCCACAATTAGAGTCTATAGATTTAAATACTAGAATCCAGGCCATAGCAGCATCTTTTGAGAAAAAACTCGCAGAGAAGGGATTAAAGATTTCTGTAGATTTACCAGAGAAATCGCTAAAGCTGCAAACTGAACTGGAGAGTTTTGACCGCATCCTGCAAGAGTTGTTAACTAATGCCTGTAAATATTCACAACATGATACCACCGTCCATTTAGAAGCTGTTCACCAAGTCGATCGACAAATCGATCGAGTTATCATAAAGGTGACGAATACAGGACACGCCATCTCCGAAGAAGAAGCAACCTACATCTTTGACAAGTTCCGTCGCGGAAAAGGGCGCTGGACTCCAGGGACTGGCTTGGGACTTGCTCTAGTCAAGTCTTTAGTGCAGCATTTGAATGGAGCGATCGCAGTTGAGAGTCTCCCAATATCGGATTCTGAACAGAGCGAAATTTGCTTTACCCTGACTCTGCCCCAATTTTCTGACGAAAGCAAACCATAA
- the petJ gene encoding cytochrome c6 PetJ, which yields MRILLLILMLAIALFKLTFISPALAAETSNGAKIFEANCASCHIGGGNILISQKTLKKEALSKYLENYNRDSIEAIIHQVQNGKNAMPAFKEKLSAEEILEVAAYVFQNAEQGW from the coding sequence TTGAGAATACTTTTATTAATTTTAATGTTAGCGATCGCTCTATTCAAATTGACATTCATTAGTCCAGCACTAGCTGCCGAAACATCCAACGGGGCTAAAATTTTCGAGGCTAACTGCGCTTCTTGCCATATAGGTGGCGGCAATATCCTTATTAGCCAGAAAACCTTGAAAAAGGAAGCATTGTCAAAGTACCTAGAAAATTATAATCGCGACTCTATCGAGGCGATTATCCACCAAGTGCAAAATGGTAAAAATGCCATGCCTGCCTTTAAAGAAAAGTTAAGTGCTGAAGAGATTCTGGAGGTAGCTGCTTACGTTTTTCAGAATGCAGAACAAGGCTGGTAA
- a CDS encoding cytochrome b N-terminal domain-containing protein has translation MQSTQFDKIMRRIATILSVVILALCLIYVSTGVLLSFYYEPTAGGAYNSLKMINTQVPYGWLFWRAHQVAGNAVIAIALIQIVVMFLGRQFRKSWLTAWVSGILLTLSAIGLDWTAMILDWTQEGYWRFNIELGTIEAIPFIGGQMRDILTGGGAINTVTVEHLYTIHSYLILVATLILAIVHLAALLWQEWEMYQEGPRPEIDNLPQPPEGEFVPTQS, from the coding sequence ATGCAAAGCACCCAGTTCGATAAGATTATGCGACGAATAGCGACGATATTATCAGTCGTGATACTTGCTCTGTGCTTAATTTATGTCTCTACAGGAGTTCTGCTGTCTTTTTACTATGAACCGACAGCAGGGGGTGCTTATAACTCCTTAAAGATGATTAATACACAAGTGCCTTATGGCTGGTTGTTTTGGAGAGCGCATCAAGTTGCTGGTAACGCAGTAATTGCGATCGCTCTGATTCAAATTGTGGTGATGTTTTTAGGTCGCCAATTCCGCAAGAGTTGGCTGACTGCTTGGGTTAGCGGGATTTTGTTGACATTAAGTGCGATCGGGCTGGACTGGACAGCGATGATCCTAGATTGGACTCAGGAAGGATACTGGCGTTTTAACATTGAATTAGGAACCATCGAAGCCATTCCTTTTATCGGTGGACAGATGCGCGACATCCTAACTGGGGGTGGCGCGATTAATACAGTTACTGTTGAACACCTTTATACAATACACAGTTATCTGATTTTGGTGGCGACCCTAATTCTTGCCATAGTTCATTTAGCTGCTTTACTGTGGCAGGAATGGGAAATGTATCAAGAAGGGCCAAGACCAGAAATTGATAATTTGCCACAACCACCAGAAGGCGAATTTGTTCCTACCCAAAGCTGA
- a CDS encoding esterase/lipase family protein: MPLPTVIVPGYLESAIAYRQLEQSLQQLDFPTVTVPLRRRDWLPTIGGRPVTPILQKLDLTIKHTLQQYNATQVNLIGHSAGGWISRIYMGEKPYWVNSNAKPSLWKAHPLVATLITLGTPHISQERWTRSNLDFVTNNYPGAFYKNVRYICVAGKTIFGQRRRGSWLAYSSYQLTCGKGNTWGDGITPIEAAHLEGAENLVIEGVRHSPRSPGIWYGSPEPLKAWVQYLI; the protein is encoded by the coding sequence ATGCCGTTACCGACAGTTATTGTACCGGGATATCTAGAAAGCGCGATCGCTTACCGCCAACTAGAACAATCCTTACAACAGTTAGATTTTCCTACAGTTACAGTACCACTGCGACGGCGCGACTGGCTACCCACTATTGGCGGAAGACCAGTAACACCAATCTTACAAAAACTCGACCTGACAATCAAGCATACATTGCAGCAATATAATGCTACTCAAGTTAACTTAATTGGTCACTCCGCCGGAGGTTGGATATCCCGCATCTACATGGGAGAAAAGCCATATTGGGTAAACAGTAACGCTAAACCCTCCCTCTGGAAAGCGCATCCTTTAGTTGCTACTCTCATCACCTTGGGTACGCCCCATATTAGCCAAGAACGCTGGACACGCTCCAATCTAGATTTTGTCACTAATAACTACCCAGGAGCTTTTTACAAAAACGTTCGTTACATTTGTGTGGCTGGCAAAACTATCTTTGGACAAAGGCGGCGCGGTAGCTGGTTAGCTTACAGTAGTTACCAATTAACCTGTGGTAAAGGCAACACTTGGGGAGATGGAATCACACCGATTGAAGCTGCTCATTTGGAAGGCGCAGAAAATCTGGTAATTGAAGGTGTGAGACATTCTCCTAGAAGTCCTGGAATTTGGTATGGCTCGCCAGAACCCTTAAAAGCTTGGGTGCAATATTTGATTTAA
- a CDS encoding cation:proton antiporter: MEASFEITLQMAIAVFAGISAQVLAAYFRIPSIVLLLLLGILFGSDGIGLLHPHALGTGLEVIVALATAIILFEGGLNLDLRELGRVSVSLQLLVTQGTLITLLGGSMAAHWLGEFPWNIAFLYASIIVVTGPTVVGPLLKQINVDRQVATLLEGEGVLIDPVGAILAFVVLDTILNGDADPINAIVGLLIRLVVGAAIGGAGGYLMSLIFKRASFLSFELKNLVVLAILWGLFALSQMIRSESGVMTTVVAGAVFANSSVPEERLLRSFKGQLTILSVSVLFILLAADLSIASVFALGWGSLFTVLVLMFVVRPINILLCTWNSDLNWRQKLFLSWVAPRGIVAASVASFFAISLTQRGINGGDSIKALVFLTIIMTVVCQGLTAGWVAKWLQITSQDVTGVVIVGCNPLSLLIARFFQERGENVVMIDTDPECLVQAEAQNLRVIASSGLDAAVLEEAGIASMGTFLAMTSNGEVNFVLAQRAAEEFKPPRVLAVFPRDPQASISVSSKVNQAFIPDLAIKTWNEYLNDGRVKLGTTTLNELEFSSQCDRIQEKIRAGVLIPLLVEREERLQVMPVNQDWEIGDRIIYLLHDPRPSLLKRLSGATQSTPLSLEKLPEVEDLSLVQLSQLSATEAPGG; the protein is encoded by the coding sequence ATGGAAGCATCTTTTGAAATTACCTTACAGATGGCGATCGCTGTTTTTGCAGGCATTAGCGCTCAAGTGCTGGCTGCATACTTTCGCATACCCAGCATCGTCTTGTTATTGCTGTTAGGCATATTGTTCGGTTCTGATGGCATAGGGCTGTTGCATCCCCATGCGCTAGGCACTGGATTGGAAGTTATTGTCGCCCTAGCAACTGCAATAATTTTGTTTGAAGGCGGACTTAATTTGGATCTGCGAGAGTTAGGCAGAGTTTCAGTCAGCTTACAATTGCTCGTCACTCAAGGAACGCTAATCACACTGCTTGGTGGGAGTATGGCTGCCCACTGGCTGGGTGAATTTCCTTGGAATATAGCTTTTCTCTATGCTTCCATTATTGTGGTGACAGGCCCAACCGTCGTTGGCCCCTTGCTGAAACAAATCAATGTAGATCGGCAAGTAGCAACACTTTTGGAAGGGGAAGGAGTTTTAATTGACCCTGTAGGAGCGATTCTCGCCTTCGTTGTCCTCGATACTATTTTGAACGGCGATGCCGATCCAATTAATGCGATCGTCGGTTTACTCATACGCCTGGTTGTTGGTGCGGCAATTGGTGGTGCTGGCGGTTATCTGATGAGCTTGATTTTCAAACGCGCCAGTTTTCTCTCATTCGAGCTAAAAAACTTAGTGGTGTTGGCGATACTTTGGGGTTTGTTTGCCTTATCGCAAATGATCCGCAGTGAATCGGGAGTCATGACGACAGTTGTTGCCGGAGCAGTCTTTGCTAACTCTTCAGTCCCAGAAGAACGTCTGTTACGGAGCTTTAAGGGTCAGCTAACAATTCTCAGCGTCTCGGTGCTATTTATCTTATTAGCTGCCGATTTATCCATTGCCAGTGTGTTTGCTTTGGGTTGGGGTAGTTTATTCACTGTTTTGGTATTAATGTTTGTCGTTCGCCCGATTAATATCCTCTTGTGTACCTGGAACAGCGATCTAAATTGGCGACAGAAACTATTTTTAAGCTGGGTTGCTCCGAGAGGAATTGTTGCCGCTTCTGTAGCTTCTTTTTTTGCGATTTCCCTAACCCAACGTGGCATTAACGGCGGTGATTCCATCAAAGCTCTAGTCTTCCTGACAATTATCATGACTGTTGTCTGCCAAGGGCTAACAGCTGGCTGGGTTGCTAAATGGCTGCAAATCACTTCTCAGGACGTAACTGGGGTGGTGATTGTGGGTTGTAATCCGTTGAGTCTTTTGATTGCCCGGTTCTTTCAAGAACGGGGAGAAAATGTGGTCATGATTGATACTGACCCCGAATGTCTGGTTCAAGCTGAGGCGCAAAATCTGCGGGTGATTGCCAGCAGTGGACTAGATGCTGCTGTTTTGGAAGAGGCGGGAATTGCCTCTATGGGGACTTTTTTGGCGATGACAAGTAATGGCGAGGTGAATTTTGTTTTGGCTCAAAGAGCAGCCGAGGAATTTAAGCCGCCGCGTGTTTTAGCTGTTTTCCCCCGCGATCCGCAAGCGAGTATTTCGGTTAGTAGTAAAGTTAATCAAGCTTTTATCCCAGACTTAGCGATTAAGACTTGGAATGAATATTTGAATGATGGGCGAGTCAAGCTGGGCACAACTACGCTAAATGAGTTGGAATTTTCTAGTCAGTGCGATCGCATCCAAGAAAAAATTCGGGCTGGGGTGTTGATACCATTATTGGTAGAACGAGAAGAACGCTTACAGGTAATGCCAGTTAACCAAGATTGGGAAATTGGCGATCGCATTATTTACCTATTGCATGACCCCAGACCTAGCCTTTTAAAACGCTTATCTGGTGCTACCCAATCCACTCCCCTCTCTCTAGAAAAGTTACCAGAGGTTGAAGACCTATCCCTAGTCCAATTGTCTCAACTTTCCGCTACTGAAGCTCCTGGGGGATGA